tatatagataaacatccaagaccacggccaatcagaaaaagttagttCTTCATCATGTTTTGGTGAACCCAGACCTCTGTAGTTACAGACAAGCACATTACCACTGCACCACAGAAGTAAGTTTTATGCAAAATAGTTACAAGTAACATTATCATTTCATAACTTACACTGCATCAACATTCACCATCTTTGCGTCCTAAGGAAGCTGGGATGACAGAAGCTGATGATGGCCATATAAACAGTACTCAACCCACCCTAAGACATCTTTATAGGCTTAGGAAAACTTATACATCACTAACACCAACTAATTTGGGGTTAAAGATGTACTAAAGACTGTAAAAACCCATACTCGGCAGCACAAATTAACCATAATGTGACATTAACCTTAGTCTGCGATAgctattacaatttataactCTAACAGCAAGTGGACTGGACTGTTTCTGCTTCAAGTAAATTGAAATCCATACCGTTGGGGCGGTTGAAACCCGTCTTGATCCCGTCCCAACCATCCTCAACCTTGTATTCGCCTGTTTGGATGCGGTTGTACACTTCTTGAGCTACGAGCACGAAGGCCTCTTCTACATTCCTCCCGGTTTTCGCTGATGTTTCAATGTGGTGAAGTCCTGTGAAAAATAGGATTTACTTTTGGTTGGTTGGCAGTTCTTAGTTATGGGTCAGAATTGAGACTGTTTCAGAAATATGTGGTGTCATTTTCCCAAACTTTTTACAGtagttaattttcaataacaataaaatgtacCTCTGACTGCTTTCGCAAGGtggttttcaaatttaaaaaaagatgactaatttttaaacgaaaattgataacaaacataaagaaaattcttttttaattttataagacaCATTTTAATGGCAATAATGACCTTGTAGGGTAGGGTAgagataatattaaaaatgtatatgttttttaaaataaaaaccttgGATAGTACAAATTAATACTTGTAAGGTAGAAAAAGATGAACATACCATTTTCTTCAGCAAACATTCTAGCCTCTTCACAAGTCACTTCTctcctgtttttattttccccAACTAAGTCCACTTTGCACCCCACTAAAGCAAACACAGGCCTGTGAGGCTCTATATGCCGCTTTGCCTCCATCATCCAAAGAGGAAT
Above is a window of Amyelois transitella isolate CPQ chromosome 8, ilAmyTran1.1, whole genome shotgun sequence DNA encoding:
- the LOC106135476 gene encoding ras-related protein Rab-39B, encoding MVDPIFDYQFRLILIGDSTVGKSSLLKYFTDGKFAELSDPTVGVDFFARIIEVQDGTRIKLQLWDTAGQERFRSITKSYYRNSVGALLVYDVCNRSSFEHIPLWMMEAKRHIEPHRPVFALVGCKVDLVGENKNRREVTCEEARMFAEENGLHHIETSAKTGRNVEEAFVLVAQEVYNRIQTGEYKVEDGWDGIKTGFNRPNGMDFNLLEAETVQSTCC